One segment of Channa argus isolate prfri chromosome 17, Channa argus male v1.0, whole genome shotgun sequence DNA contains the following:
- the otofa gene encoding otoferlin isoform X4, translated as MMSLMVHLKTVAHLRGKGDRVAKVAFRGLSFYSRVAENCEDVAHFNEMFRWPIASRLDGNEMLEIQVYNYSKVFSNRLVGTFCMVLQKVAEEGHLELTDTLIDDNNTSIKTTVTIEIRYQPMDGTVGVWSDGEFLDVPDDRDGMFAFETDSLLSGQSHGSGISPARSLQGSIPTFRKAGKGVFSAMKLGKIKISKDDHKKGDEPAILDMEDLDRKAIRLAGTMEPDTISLASVTAVTTNVSNKRSKPDIKMEPSSGRPVDYQISITVIEARQLLGLNMDPVVCVEIGDDKKYTSMKESTNCPYYNEYFVFDFHVPPHVMFDKIIKLSVIHSKNLLRSGTLVGTFKMDVGTVYSQTEHQFYHKWAMLSDPDDITVGCKGYIKCDIAVVGKGDNIKTPHKANETDEDEIEGNLLLPEGIPAERQWARFYVKIYRAEGLPKMNTTIMANVKKAFIGENRDLVDPYVQVQFAGQKGKTSVQKSSYEPIWNEQVIFTELFPPLCKRLKVQIRDSDKVNDVAIGTHFIDLRKISNEGDKGFLPTLGPAWVNMYGSTRQYTLMDEHQDLNEGLGEGVSFRARLLLSIAVEILDTTSPEILSSTEVQVETISNISESATGKMEEFFLFGSFLEATMIDRKIGDKAISFEITIGNYGNQIDGVSKPSSTKKKKKDSESEQEENELIQNSSEDEADEDGDLVSVSSTPLMKPFITDRNYFHLPYFEKKPCVYIKSWWQDQRRRLYNSNMMDKIADKLEEGLNDVQEIMKTEKAFPERRLRGVLEELSVGCSRFVTLANKDVNQAGRTKLDRERLKSCMREMDSMGQQAKQIRTQVKKNTVRDKLKLAQHFLQKLRFLADEPQHSIPDVFIWMMTNNKRIAYARIPSKDILYSIVDEETGKDCGKVKAVFLKLPGKKGFGPAGWTVQAKLELYLWLGLNKQKKDFLSGLPNGFEEIKATKMGPGLHTLPPVSLVYNMKQVFQLRAHMYQARSLFAADSSGLSDPFARVFFSTHSQVTEVLSETLCPTWDQLLVFDDVELFGEASELRDDPPIIVVEIYDQDTVGKAEFIGRTFAKPTIKMCDEHYGPPRFPPQLEYYQIYRGNCTAGELLAAFELLQIPFDSEEVRRALIAVHNFAVPQIQVGQGGKADLPPLEGPTDSERGPILPVPLGIRPVLSRYRIEVLFWGLRDLKRINLAQVDRPRVDIECAGRGVQSALIQNYKKNPNFNTLVKWFEVDLPENELLHPPLNIRVVDCRAFGRFILVGSHAVTSLRHFIYSAPDKNSNNWASAAKLMNGYMVLTNGSFQPRCSPSLSSHTPSRPAGDIIVNVDTDPLIRKMDTVVKLDATEEESDKEKKKKKKKKKGGVEEEDETDERVLDWWSKYFASIETLKETLRAQEAAQAEAEEREDLEIAAEVTDIKPDDLLLKGSKTKSKDKKTLKDKKKGQAADCSEKRRVKAKVDELVVYNKELESEFGIFEDWLHTFNLYRGKAGDDDEQAMDDDRIVGRFKGSLCMYKLPLSEEITREAGFDPNMGMFQNIPHNDPINVLVRVYVVRATDLHPADINGKADPYIVIKLGKSEIKDKENYISKQLNPVFGKSFDIEATFPMESMLTVSVYDWDLVGTDDLIGETKIDLENRFYSKYRATCGISSTYSLHGYNIWRDPMKPSQLLAKLCKDGKIDGPHYGPGGKVKVGNQFFHGPTEIEDENGLKKQTEEHLALTVLNHWEEIPRVGCKLVPEHVETRPLLNPDKPGIEQGRIEMWVDMFPMDMPAPGPAIDISPRKPKRYELRVIIWNTDEVILEDDDYFTGEKSSDIFVRGFELRVVIWNTDDVILEDDAFMTGEKMSDIYVRGWLKGQQEDKQDTDVHYHSLTGEGNFNWRFVFPFDYLMAEEKIVISKKESMFSWDETEYKIPPRLTLQVWDADHFSADDFLGAIELDLNRFPRGAKTAKQCSLDMIRNEQELPTISIFKQKRVKGWWPFVARDENDEMELTGKVEAELHLVTAEEAEKNPVGLGRNEPDPLEKPNRPDTTFLWFLSPLKAIRYLVCNRYKWLIIKIVLALLLLIMLGLFLYSMPGYLVKKLLGA; from the exons AGCGGGCAAGGGGGTTTTTTCAGCCATGAAGCTCGGAAAGATCAAGATCTCTAAGGACGATCACAAGAAAGgag ATGAGCCAGCAATCCTGGACATGGAGGACCTGGACAGGAAGGCGATTCGTCTAGCTGGAACAATGGAACCAGACACCATATCTCTGGCCTCTGTCACCGCGGTCACCACTAATGTCTCCAATAAGAG GTCAAAGCCAGATATCAAGATGGAGCCAAGCTCTGGACGACCAGTGGATTatcag ATAAGCATCACAGTGATCGAGGCTCGGCAGCTGTTAGGCCTCAACATGGAccctgtggtgtgtgtggagATTGGAGATGACAAAAAGTACACATCTATGAAGGAGTCCACCAACTGCCCATACTACAATGAA TATTTTGTCTTTGACTTCCACGTTCCTCCTCATGTCATGTTTGACAAGATCATCAAGCTCTCA GTTATTCATTCTAAAAACCTTCTCCGGAGTGGAACTTTGGTTGGAACCTTCAAGATGGACGTTGGGACTGTTTATTCTCAGACTG AACACCAGTTCTACCATAAATGGGCCATGCTTTCTgatccagatgacatcacagtgGGATGTAAAGGATATATAAAGTGTGATATTGCTGTTGTCGGCAAGGGGGACAACATTAAGACCCCACACAAGGCCAACGAGACGGATGAAGATGAAATAGAGGG GAACCTTCTGCTTCCAGAGGGTATCCCAGCAGAGAGGCAGTGGGCAAGGTTTTATGTGAAGATCTATCGCGCTGAGGGTCTACCAAAAATGAACACTACCATCATGGCTAATGTGAAAAAAGCCTTCATAGGAGAAAATCGAGACCTGGTGGACCCCTATGTTCAAGTGCAGTTTGCTGGACAGAAA GGGAAGACTTCTGTACAGAAAAGCAGTTATGAACCAATCTGGAATGAACAGGTCATCTTCACCGAGCTGTTCCCCCCACTTTGCAAACGTCTGAAGGTCCAAATACGAGACTCGGATAAGGTCAATGATGTCGCCATAGGGACCCACTTTATTGACCTACGCAAGATATCAAATGAAGGCGATAAAG GGTTCCTGCCCACCCTGGGACCAGCCTGGGTCAACATGTACGGTTCCACTCGTCAGTACACCCTGATGGATGAGCACCAGGACCTGAATGAAGGACTTGGAGAAGGTGTGTCCTTCAGAGCCCGTCTCCTACTTTCAATCGCTGTGGAGATTCTGGATACCACTTCACCTGAGATCCTGAGCTCCACTGAGGTTCAAGTGGAGACAATCTCCAACATCTCAGAG AGTGCCACAGGGAAAATGGAGGAGTTCTTCCTCTTTGGTTCCTTTCTGGAGGCCACAATGATTGACAGAAAGATTGGTGACAAAGCGATTAGTTTTGAAATCACAATAG GTAACTATGGGAACCAGATAGATGGCGTAAGCAAGCCTTCATcgacaaagaagaaaaagaaagacagcgAGAGTGAACAGGAGGAGAATGAGCTCATCCAGAACTCCAGTGAGGATGAAGCAGACGAGGACGGGGACCTGGTCTCAGTCTCTTCCACTCCTCTCATGAAGCCTTTCATCACCGATAG GAACTACTTCCATCTTCCCTACTTTGAAAAGAAGCCATGTGTCTACATTAAAAGCTGGTGGCAAGACCAAAGAAGACGACTCTACAACTCCAACATGATGGACAAAATTGCTGACAAACTG GAAGAGGGTTTAAATGATGTTCAGGAGATCATGAAGACGGAAAAGGCCTTTCCAGAACGCAGACTCAGAGGAGTGCTGGAGGAGCTTAGTGTCGGCTGCAG TCGGTTTGTGACTCTGGCTAACAAGGATGTGAACCAGGCAGGCAGAACCAAACTGGATCGAGAAAGGCTCAAGTCCTGCATGAGAGAGATG GACAGCATGGGCCAGCAGGCCAAGCAGATCCGCACtcaagtaaagaaaaacaccGTCAGAGACAAACTTAAGCTGGCTCAGCATTTCTTGCAGAAGCTACGTTTCCTTGCTGATGAG CCTCAGCACAGCATTCCAGATGTTTTCATCTGGATGATGACCAACAACAAGCGCATTGCTTATGCCCGTATTCCCTCCAAAGACATCCTGTACTCTATAGTTGATGAGGAAACTGGCAAAGACTGTGGTAAAGTTAAAGCTGTCTTTCTCAAG CTACCTGGTAAGAAGGGGTTTGGCCCTGCTGGCTGGACTGTTCAAGCTAAGCTGGAGTTGTATCTGTGGCTGGGTCTCAACAAGCAAAAGAAGGACTTTCTCAGTGGTCTGCCTAATGGTTTTGAAGAAATCAAAGCTACTAAAATGGGTCCAGGTCTTCACACTCTCCCCCCTGTCAGCCTTGTCTACAATA TGAAGCAGGTGTTTCAGCTGAGAGCACACATGTACCAGGCCCGCAGTCTGTTTGCTGCTGACAGCAGTGGCCTCTCAGACCCTTTTGCTCGAGTATTCTTCTCCACACACAGCCAGGTTACTGAG GTTCTGAGTGAGACTCTGTGTCCTACATGGGATCAGCTGTTGGTATTTGATGATGTGGAGCTGTTTGGGGAGGCCAGCGAACTGAGGGACGACCCGCCCATCATTGTAGTTGAAATTTATGACCAGGACACTGTG GGTAAGGCAGAGTTCATAGGTCGGACCTTTGCTAAGCCCACCATCAAGATGTGTGATGAGCATTACGGCCCTCCAAGGTTCCCGCCCCAGCTGGAATACTACCAGATTTACAGAGGGAACTGTACTGCTGGAGAACTGCTGGCTGCCTTTGAGCTGCTGCAG ATTCCTTTTGATTCAGAGGAGGTTAGGCGAGCTCTGATCGCTGTCCATAACTTTGCTGTTCCTCAAATACAG GTTGGTCAAGGAGGCAAGGCTGACCTTCCTCCCCTTGAAGGACCAACTGACTCAGAGCGTGGACCCATCCTCCCTGTGCCTTTAGGCATCCGACCTGTCTTGAGCCGTTACCGCATAGAG gttTTGTTCTGGGGTTTAAGAGACTTAAAGAGGATTAACTTGGCTCAGGTGGATCGGCCTCGTGTTGATATAGAGTGTGCTGGCAGAGGTGTGCAGTCTGCCCTCATCCAGAACTATAAGAAAAACCCCAACTTCAACACACTGGTGAAATGGTTTGAGGTG GACCTTCCAGAAAATGAGCTCCTCCACCCTCCTCTCAACATCCGGGTGGTTGACTGCAGAGCCTTTGGCCGCTTTATCCTGGTGGGGTCCCACGCTGTCACCAGCCTGAGACATTTCATCTACAGTGCGCCAGATAAGAACTCCAACAACTGGGCCAGCGCAG CTAAGCTAATGAATGGCTACATGGTCCTCACCAATGGCAGCTTTCAGCCTCGCTGCTCACCCAGCCTTTCCTCCCACACCCCCTCTCGTCCTGCAGGTGACATCATCGTCAATGTGGATACAGACCCTCTGATTCGAAAGATGGACACAGTTGTCAAGTTAGATGCT ACTGAGGAAGAGAGtgacaaagagaagaagaagaagaaaaagaaaaaaaagggcggagtggaggaagaggatgagacAGATGAGCGTGTGCTGGACTGGTGGTCCAAATATTTTGCTTCAATAGAGACCCTGAAGGAG aCCCTCAGAGCCCAGGAGGCAGCTCAGGCAGAGGCAGAAGAGAGGGAGGATCTGGAGATAGCAGCCGAGGTCACAG ATATCAAACCTGATGACCTTCTTCTGAAAGGCTCCAAGACGAAGAGCAAAGACAAGAAGACGTTGAAAGATAAGAAGAAGGGTCAGGCTGCAGACTGCTCTGAGAAACGCCGGGTTAAAGCAAAAGTGGATGAGCTGGTG GTGTACAACAAGGAGCTGGAGAGTGAGTTTGGCATTTTCGAAGACTGGCTGCATACTTTTAACCTGTACAGAGGAAAAGCCGGGGACGATGATGAGCAGGCTATGGATGATGACAGAATCGTTGGGAGATTCAAA GGATCCTTATGTATGTACAAGTTACCACTTTCTGAGGAGATTACAAGGGAGGCAGGATTTGATCCTAATATGGGCATGTTCCAGAACATCCCACACAATGATCCAATCAACGTACTTGTCCGAGTCTATGTAGTGAGG GCTACAGATCTTCATCCTGCTGATATCAATGGTAAGGCTGATCCGTACATTGTCATCAAATTGGGAAAATCAGAGATTAAAGACAAAGAGAACTACATCTCTAAACAGCTCAATCCTGTATTTGGCAA ATCATTCGACATTGAGGCTACATTCCCGATGGAGTCCATGCTAACAGTGTCTGTGTACGACTGGGATTTGGTCGGCACTGATGACCTCATTGGAGAGACAAAGATTGATCTGGAGAATCGTTTCTACAGCAAATACAGAGCTACATGCGGCATTTCATCCACCTACTCTCT CCACGGATACAACATATGGCGAGACCCTATGAAACCCAGTCAGCTCCTGGCTAAGCTCTGCAAGGATGGCAAGATCGATGGACCTCATTATGGGCCTGGAGGCAAAGTCAAAGTTGGGAATCAGTTCTTCCATGGACCAACAGAGATTGAAGATGAGAATG GTCTGAAAAAGCAGACTGAGGAACATTTGGCCCTGACAGTGCTAAACCACTGGGAGGAGATCCCAAGGGTGGGGTGCAAGCTTGTCCCCGAGCACGTTGAGACCAGACCCCTGCTGAACCCTGACAAACCCGGCATTGAACAG GGTCGTATTGAGATGTGGGTGGACATGTTTCCCATGGACATGCCTGCTCCTGGACCTGCGATTGACATATCACCACGGAAACCAAAGAG ATATGAGCTCAGGGTGATTATTTGGAATACAGACGAAGTAATACTGGAGGACGATGATTACTTCACTGGGGAAAAGTCCAGTGACATATTTGTCAGGGG CTTTGAGCTTCGTGTTGTTATTTGGAACACTGATGACGTAATTCTAGAGGACGATGCTTTCATGACAGGAGAGAAGATGTCTGACATCTATGTCAGGGG GTGGCTGAAGGGGCAGCAGGAGGACAAACAGGACACAGATGTACACTATCACTCCCTGACTGGCGAGGGAAACTTTAATTGGCGCTTTGTCTTCCCCTTTGATTACCTCATGGCTGAGGAGAAGATTGTCATCTCTAAGAAAGAGTCCATGTTCTCTTGGGATGAGACAGAATACAAGATTCCTCCTCGCCTCACGCTGCAGGTCTGGGATGCTGACCACTTCTCTGCTGATGACTTCCTCG GTGCAATTGAACTTGACCTGAACCGGTTCCCTCGCGGCGCCAAGACAGCTAAGCAGTGCTCCCTCGATATGATCCGAAATGAACAGGAGCTCCCCACTATTTCAATCTTCAAACAAAAGAGAGTGAAAGGCTGGTGGCCCTTTGTTGCCCGTGATGAAAACGATGAGATGGAGCTAACG GGTAAAGTTGAGGCTGAGCTTCACTTGGTAACAgcagaagaagcagagaaaaatcCTGTAGGACTAGGACGAAATGAGCCAGATCCCCTGGAGAAGCCAAA TCGTCCCGACACCACATTCCTGTGGTTCCTGAGCCCACTGAAAGCCATCCGCTACCTGGTGTGCAACCGCTACAAGTGGCTGATCATCAAGATCGTGCTGGCCCTGCTGCTGCTCATCATGTTGGGCCTCTTCCTCTACAGCATGCCGGGCTACCTTGTCAAGAAACTGCTGGGGGCCTGA